From a single Brassica napus cultivar Da-Ae chromosome C9, Da-Ae, whole genome shotgun sequence genomic region:
- the LOC106433851 gene encoding protein TERMINAL FLOWER 1, which yields MENMGTRVIEPLIVGRVVGDVLDNFTPTIKMNVSYNKKQVSNGHELFPLAVSSKPRVEIHDGDLRSFFTLVMTDPDVPNPSDPFLKERLHWLVMNIPGTTDATFGKEVVSYELPKPNIGIHRYVFVLFRQKQRRVKFPSNIISRDQFNTREFAIENDLGLPVAAVFFNAQRETASRRR from the exons atggagaATATGGGAACTAGAGTGATAGAGCCATTAATAGTGGGAAGAGTGGTCGGAGATGTTCTTGATAATTTCACTCCAACAATTAAAATGAACGTGAGTTACAACAAGAAGCAAGTCTCCAATGGCCATGAGCTTTTCCCTTTAGCTGTCTCCTCCAAGCCTAGGGTTGAGATCCATGATGGTGATCTCAGATCTTTCTTCACCCTG GTGATGACAGACCCTGATGTTCCAAATCCTAGTGACCCCTTTCTAAAAGAACGCCTGCATTG GCTCGTCATGAACATCCCCGGCACAACAGATGCTACATTTG GAAAAGAGGTGGTGAGCTATGAGCTGCCAAAGCCAAACATAGGGATACACAGGTACGTGTTTGTTCTGTTCAGGCAGAAGCAAAGACGTGTTAAGTTCCCAAGCAATATTATTTCGAGGGATCAGTTCAACACTCGTGAATTTGCGATCGAGAATGATCTTGGTCTCCCTGTCGCGGCTGTCTTCTTCAACGCTCAGAGAGAAACCGCATCTCGCAGACGTTAG